In Desulfonatronum thiodismutans, the genomic window CAAGGTTTCTCTGTAACCCGAAATGGAGGCGCCGGGCCTGACGGCGGTGTTGATTTGGAACTCCGCAAAGGCGAAGAGGTTCATTTGGTGCAGTGCAAGCAGTGGAAGGCGTACAAGGTCGGGGTCCAGCCGGTGCGGGAATTTTACGGGATCATGTCCGCCCGGGGCGCTGCAGGAGGTTTTTTCATCACCTCCGGAACGTACACAACGGATGCCGTGACGTTCGCCCAGGGACTCAATCTGGAGCTGATCAATGGCCAAGAGCTTCTGGGCATGATTGAGCAAACTCGAAGGAACGTCGCAGAACAGGACATTGCCGACGACATCCCAACCGCCGTCGACACCCCGAACTGCCCCAAATGCGGGGCGAGAATGACCAGGCGTACCGCCCGCAAAGGTCCGTGGGCGGGACGTGAATTCTGGGGGTGTATCAACTTTCCTGGGTGCAAGGGAACGCGGTCGATGGATGTTGAGGAAACATGAGAAACTGGAATCTTACAGTGCCCATTACAGGGGCAAAATGGACGTTCTAAAGCAAAATAAAGGTTTGGTATAAAGCATATTTCTCGATATTCTGCAGATTGACTTGGTCGACCTCAAGTTCAACCCACAGAACCATAATAGAAATAGTTGGCGGCTTAAAAATGTTTAAAGCAGTGAGCAGTCAAAATGGTAAACACATTATTATCTTAAATCCTGAATGGAAGGATAATATTGATTACTTACGTTTTTTGGATAGGAAGGATGATCTTGTTTGCCAAAGATGCGGGCAACCAGTCAGGGTAAGAGCAGGTAATCATAGGAAATGGCACTTTGCACATAAGCAAATCAAAAACTGTCCTCTTCAAAATGAATCTTCAACGCTGCTTTCAGCGAGAGCAATATTGTATGAATGGCTAATCAGCAAGTTTTGTTCTTCGTTTGTCACATTAGAAAAAGAGTTAAAGAATGTCAGTTTACAACGTCATGTCGATTGCTGGGTTGAAAAAAAATCTCATAAAATTGCTTATTGGATAGTTGAGTCACAAATCAAACCACAGCAGAGAGAAGAACTGAAGCAATGCTTCGAGCGTCTTGGCATACAAGTCAACTGGATTTTTCTCAACAAAATGTTGAATATAAATGATGAAGAGCCTGGCCAAGTATTTTTAAGTACTACCGAGCGAGAATTTATGCATACTTCGGAGTACAATAATATTGATCAAAATTTTGAAAACAATCATCTCTTTTATTCACTTCACTATCTTAATCATGATAACGGATTGTTAACGTCTTTTCGTGCTTTACATACTGTACACAGTCCACAGTTGTATTCTGGACGTAGAAAAGAACATCATATATCAAAAATTTTAGTACTAGGCAAAACTACTGGCGAGTTGATACATCCAGATGAGTACGAGCAGTTACAAAAATGGAAGCAAGGGAAGATTGAGTACGAGAAGTTGCGCGAGGAAGAGGAAAAAAGGCTGAAAGAAGAGGCAGAAAAGGAAAAAGCGCAACAGCTTGAAGAAAAAAGAGGATGGTCAGGTCATTGGAAAGAGTTGAGTCCGTCGCAGGCTCATGAACTACAACAAGAAAAGCAGAAACATGTCTTCACTATGCCTCTGGAAAGAGATGAACACGTATACAGTCAGGTCCCGTCAGAGATTGACAAGGAAGCTAAGTGTGAATTGTGTGGAAGTGTAACGACACAATGGTACTACTATAATGGAAAAACCAATACATGTAAATGTAGGGAGTGTTACCGAAAATTATATGGGCAGAATTAGTACTGAGATCGGAGGGCTGTGCGGAAAGCCGCATACAAAGCAGACCGCTTCATAACCGGGGCATTTGGGCGATTCGTTACGACCATGGACACAGAATAAGGAAACAATAAATTCATCAGCAAAGTTGAGATCGACAACAGCCTTCAGACTGAACTTTATGCGAAACCGGAATCTTCTAGTACCCATTACAGGGGCAAAATGGATGTTCTAAGGCAAAATAACGGCCTGTTTTGAGAGATATCACCAGACAATTCAGGATATTGTCTCGGTCCGACCCCAAATCGGCCAGTAATAAAGAACGGGATACATTA contains:
- a CDS encoding restriction endonuclease; translation: MARQRTSLFEDIILAAGKLPWWACFILAAVSYVILDYIASRPLPDIAGDPMQFSNFFTSVLVSHMAFFGKIILPIAFGFAGIASAINAYRQKKLFADVQSRPRASTLQAMSWQEFELLVAEYFRRQGFSVTRNGGAGPDGGVDLELRKGEEVHLVQCKQWKAYKVGVQPVREFYGIMSARGAAGGFFITSGTYTTDAVTFAQGLNLELINGQELLGMIEQTRRNVAEQDIADDIPTAVDTPNCPKCGARMTRRTARKGPWAGREFWGCINFPGCKGTRSMDVEET
- a CDS encoding competence protein CoiA family protein, whose product is MFKAVSSQNGKHIIILNPEWKDNIDYLRFLDRKDDLVCQRCGQPVRVRAGNHRKWHFAHKQIKNCPLQNESSTLLSARAILYEWLISKFCSSFVTLEKELKNVSLQRHVDCWVEKKSHKIAYWIVESQIKPQQREELKQCFERLGIQVNWIFLNKMLNINDEEPGQVFLSTTEREFMHTSEYNNIDQNFENNHLFYSLHYLNHDNGLLTSFRALHTVHSPQLYSGRRKEHHISKILVLGKTTGELIHPDEYEQLQKWKQGKIEYEKLREEEEKRLKEEAEKEKAQQLEEKRGWSGHWKELSPSQAHELQQEKQKHVFTMPLERDEHVYSQVPSEIDKEAKCELCGSVTTQWYYYNGKTNTCKCRECYRKLYGQN